A stretch of the Lolium perenne isolate Kyuss_39 chromosome 3, Kyuss_2.0, whole genome shotgun sequence genome encodes the following:
- the LOC127346212 gene encoding eukaryotic translation initiation factor 4E-1 produces the protein MAEDTETRPASAGTGREEREEGEIADDEDSSAPRGGALTHPLEHAWTFWFDNPQGKSRQQAWGSTIHPIHTFSTVEDFWSLYNNIHHPSKLGVGADLHCFKNKIEPKWEDPICANGGKWTISCGRGKSDTLWLHTLLAIIGEQFDFGDEICGVVVSVRGKQERVAIWTKNATNEAAQISIGKQWKEFLEYKDSIGFIVHEDAKKADKAPKNRYTA, from the exons ATGGCCGAGGACACTGAGACGAGGCCCGCGTCAGCGGGCACTggcagggaggagagggaggagggGGAGATCGCGGACGACGAGGACTCCTCGGCCCCGCGCGGCGGGGCGCTGACCCACCCGCTGGAGCACGCCTGGACCTTCTGGTTCGATAACCCGCAGGGAAAGTCGAGGCAGCAGGCCTGGGGGAGCACCATCCACCCCATCCACACCTTCTCCACCGTAGAGGACTTCTGGAG CCTTTATAACAACATCCATCACCCTAGCAAATTGGGTGTGGGAGCCGACCTTCATTGCTTCAAGAATAAGATTGAGCCGAAATGGGAAGACCCCATTTGTGCCAATGGTGGTAAATGGACCATCAGTTGTGGCAGAGGGAAATCTGACACATTGTGGTTGCATACT TTGTTGGCGATTATTGGTGAGCAATTTGACTTTGGTGATGAAATTTGTGGAGTCGTTGTTAGCGTGCGTGGGAAGCAGGAAAGAGTGGCTATCTGGACTAAAAATGCTACCAATGAAGCTGCTCAG ATAAGCATTGGTAAGCAGTGGAAGGAGTTCCTGGAATACAAGGACTCCATCGGGTTCATCGTTCAC GAGGATGCAAAGAAGGCGGATAAAGCCCCCAAGAACCGCTACACGGCCTGA